The genomic stretch GAGCGGTCCGCCGGTGTCGCCGTACTCCCGGAACTCGGCGAACTCGAGACCGTAGGTCTCCTCGAGCCCCGGCTGGCAGTAGGGACGCTCGGGGCACTCGGCGGGGCCGCCCAGGACCAGCGAGCCGTCGTCGCAGGCCTCGGCCAGCTCCGACAGCGTGGTGACGCCGACCTGCTCGGCGAAAGCCGTGGTGACGGCGAAGGCGTTCTGATCGACGGCGTCGGCCGGCTCGCCGAAGGCCAGCCCGGCCTCGGCGGCCAGCGGCTGCAGCGCCTCGAGCGTGGCGTCGACGTCACCGCTGGCGACCTGGTTGGCCTCGTCGCCCTCCAGGAACTCGGTGACGGTGGCGAGGTACTCGGGGAAGACCTGGATCTCCGTACCGGCCTTCAGCGCCTCCAGGTACAGCTCGCGGCTGCCGACCTCCCGGACGGTGGCGTCGAACCCGGCGGCGGTCAGCACGTTCGCGTACACATTGGCCAGCACGACGGATTCGGTGAAACCGGCTCCGCCGACGGCGATGGCGCCGCTGCCCTGCTCGAGGCCCTCGGTCACCCCGCTCTCCTCGACCCAGGCGGCGGCGACGTCCTGGGCGCTCTGCCGCTCGACGTCCACGGCGGCGTTCATGTTCACCAGGTCTTCGGTGGTGAGGACCGC from Blastococcus sp. PRF04-17 encodes the following:
- a CDS encoding glycine betaine ABC transporter substrate-binding protein; protein product: MRARSSIIAPLALAVALTAACGESGSSGTGGSTDSDTTQASGETCAPVPGDQLVVLEDDKALQNADNVIPAVHAATAEAQPALLPALNAVSAVLTTEDLVNMNAAVDVERQSAQDVAAAWVEESGVTEGLEQGSGAIAVGGAGFTESVVLANVYANVLTAAGFDATVREVGSRELYLEALKAGTEIQVFPEYLATVTEFLEGDEANQVASGDVDATLEALQPLAAEAGLAFGEPADAVDQNAFAVTTAFAEQVGVTTLSELAEACDDGSLVLGGPAECPERPYCQPGLEETYGLEFAEFREYGDTGGPLTKAAIQQGEVSMGLVFSSDGALAQD